In one Pseudarthrobacter sp. NBSH8 genomic region, the following are encoded:
- a CDS encoding CHRD domain-containing protein produces MNKTLRFMAVPTLALAALALSGSPAMAADQSYQSTLGQLNGSSGSATIELHVTGNQAHVLLNVSGMPATFMDMPYPHVQHIHGGAQGTCPDPSADKDGDQVISTTEGAPSYGGIVTTLSTSGDTSPAAGLDIKAAGQGAAYTIDRTFELNAETKAALEAGTAVVVVHGLDPATLSPAGAAAKSDLIPELPLAATSPALCGTLTAGQMKMPAGGAETGIAQETGTDTGALAIGGGLALIALAGGAYVVRRRTAESTA; encoded by the coding sequence GTGAACAAGACACTCCGCTTTATGGCAGTACCTACCCTCGCTTTGGCCGCACTTGCCCTATCTGGATCGCCGGCCATGGCCGCTGACCAGTCCTACCAGTCCACCCTGGGCCAGCTCAACGGCAGCTCCGGTTCAGCCACCATCGAACTTCACGTCACGGGCAACCAGGCTCATGTCCTGCTGAACGTTTCGGGTATGCCCGCGACGTTCATGGACATGCCCTACCCGCACGTCCAGCACATCCACGGTGGAGCGCAGGGTACCTGTCCGGATCCTTCGGCCGACAAGGATGGTGACCAGGTTATCTCCACGACCGAAGGCGCACCCAGCTATGGCGGCATCGTCACCACCCTCTCCACCAGCGGTGACACCAGCCCCGCAGCTGGCCTTGACATCAAAGCCGCCGGCCAGGGCGCCGCTTACACGATTGACCGTACGTTCGAACTGAATGCTGAGACCAAGGCAGCCCTCGAAGCCGGCACCGCCGTCGTCGTCGTCCATGGCCTTGACCCGGCCACCCTCAGCCCGGCCGGCGCGGCAGCCAAGTCCGACCTCATCCCCGAACTGCCCCTGGCAGCAACGTCGCCGGCACTGTGCGGAACCCTGACGGCCGGACAGATGAAGATGCCCGCAGGTGGCGCTGAAACCGGCATCGCCCAGGAAACCGGCACCGACACCGGAGCACTCGCCATCGGCGGGGGGCTGGCCCTCATCGCTTTGGCCGGCGGCGCTTACGTTGTCCGTCGTCGCACCGCAGAATCAACCGCCTAA
- a CDS encoding MFS transporter, which translates to MGRTGYRRQTGNVILGPPPATGRVSTNRRIAISAASLAVALGALDTYVVVTIMTDIMRDVGIGVNQLQRVTPIITGYLLGYIAAMPLLGRASDRFGRKMLIQVSLAGFALGSVVTALSTDLTVLVLGRTLQGAASGALLPVTMALAAGLWAARKRAAVLGGVGAAQELGSVLGPVYGIALVGLFQHWQAVFWVNVPLAVIAMVMIHFSLPGRQRTDDPQKVDVLGGLLLAIALGLTVIGLYNPKPDGKLVLPSWGMPTLIAAAVATVAFFVWERFARTRLLEPAGVHVRPFLAAIGASMAAGAALMVTLVNVELFGQGVLGQDQNQAAFLLLRFLVALPVAALLGGWLATRIGDRIVAFTGLFVAAVGYLLISKWPVDVLTARHDLGLFTLPTLDTDLAIAGLGLGLVIGPLTSATLRVVPAAQHGIGSAAVVLARMIGMLLGIAALSAWGLYRFNQHLASLPASTGGDTLAERLSAEAGRVREAYALQYGEIFSITAIVCVVGAALGLLISARDEYAEEPDAAGDPQ; encoded by the coding sequence GTGGGGCGAACCGGTTACCGTCGACAAACCGGCAATGTGATCCTGGGCCCGCCCCCTGCCACCGGGCGGGTGTCGACCAACCGCCGCATCGCGATCAGCGCGGCCAGTCTCGCAGTAGCGCTGGGCGCGCTCGACACCTACGTCGTCGTCACGATCATGACCGACATCATGCGCGACGTCGGCATCGGAGTGAATCAGCTCCAACGGGTCACCCCGATCATCACCGGCTACCTGCTCGGCTACATCGCGGCGATGCCGCTACTGGGTCGGGCGTCGGACCGGTTCGGGCGGAAGATGCTCATCCAGGTCAGTTTGGCCGGCTTCGCGCTCGGATCGGTGGTCACGGCACTGTCGACTGATCTCACCGTGTTGGTCCTCGGCCGTACTCTCCAGGGCGCCGCCAGTGGCGCGCTGCTGCCGGTGACGATGGCCTTGGCCGCCGGACTGTGGGCTGCGCGCAAGCGCGCAGCTGTGCTCGGCGGTGTCGGTGCCGCACAGGAACTGGGCAGCGTGCTCGGCCCGGTGTACGGCATCGCCCTGGTCGGGCTGTTCCAGCATTGGCAGGCCGTTTTCTGGGTCAACGTGCCGCTTGCGGTGATCGCGATGGTGATGATCCACTTCAGCCTGCCCGGCCGGCAGAGAACCGATGATCCCCAGAAGGTCGACGTGCTCGGCGGTCTGCTGCTGGCCATCGCCCTGGGCCTGACCGTGATCGGGCTTTACAACCCCAAGCCCGACGGCAAGCTGGTGCTGCCCAGCTGGGGAATGCCGACGCTGATCGCCGCCGCCGTGGCGACCGTCGCGTTCTTCGTCTGGGAGAGGTTCGCCCGCACCCGCCTGCTGGAACCGGCGGGAGTGCACGTCAGACCGTTCCTGGCGGCAATTGGCGCGTCGATGGCCGCCGGCGCAGCGCTCATGGTGACGCTGGTCAACGTCGAGCTGTTCGGTCAGGGTGTCCTGGGTCAGGACCAGAACCAGGCCGCATTCCTGCTGCTGCGCTTCCTCGTCGCGCTGCCGGTTGCGGCGCTACTCGGCGGATGGCTGGCCACCCGGATCGGCGACCGGATCGTCGCGTTCACCGGCCTGTTCGTCGCCGCCGTGGGCTATCTGCTGATCTCGAAATGGCCCGTGGATGTGCTGACGGCACGACATGATCTCGGACTGTTCACCCTGCCGACACTGGACACCGACCTGGCGATCGCCGGACTCGGTCTCGGCCTGGTGATCGGCCCGCTGACGTCGGCGACACTTCGGGTGGTTCCCGCCGCCCAGCACGGGATCGGGTCGGCAGCGGTTGTGCTCGCCCGCATGATCGGCATGCTGCTCGGCATCGCGGCGCTGAGCGCATGGGGCCTCTACCGGTTCAACCAGCATCTGGCCAGCCTGCCCGCCAGTACGGGCGGCGACACACTCGCGGAACGGTTGTCAGCCGAGGCCGGCCGGGTCCGCGAGGCGTACGCCCTGCAGTACGGCGAGATCTTCTCGATCACCGCGATCGTGTGTGTGGTGGGCGCGGCGCTGGGTCTGCTGATCAGCGCGCGCGACGAGTACGCCGAGGAGCCAGACGCTGCGGGAGACCCTCAGTAG
- a CDS encoding class F sortase codes for MKPGRRGGLKATTAAGLLLALALTGCSTGTQRATAPAPPSAAAATAQPSLPVRTPAAPAGPVMPASPPVTLSIPVIDVRTDLLHLGLRENGSLEVPEDTGDGTPASWYGGSPTPGERGPSVILGHVNALGGNKGVFADLQKLKTGDEISVSRTDGSTAVFTVDRGALYSKNSFPTFEVYGNTPGPELRLITCDGYDPATGLFDDNYVIYAKLKA; via the coding sequence ATGAAGCCCGGCCGCCGTGGAGGTCTGAAGGCCACCACGGCAGCCGGGCTTCTGCTCGCCCTGGCCCTGACCGGCTGCAGCACCGGCACACAACGGGCCACTGCTCCTGCACCGCCGTCGGCAGCAGCCGCCACCGCCCAGCCTTCCCTGCCGGTGAGAACCCCGGCGGCCCCGGCCGGTCCGGTGATGCCTGCATCGCCTCCGGTCACGCTGAGTATCCCCGTGATCGATGTGCGCACTGACCTGCTGCATCTGGGGTTGCGGGAGAACGGGTCATTGGAAGTCCCCGAGGATACCGGCGACGGCACCCCGGCGTCCTGGTACGGCGGCTCCCCCACCCCTGGTGAGCGCGGACCCTCCGTAATACTGGGCCACGTCAACGCTTTGGGCGGAAACAAAGGTGTCTTCGCGGACCTCCAAAAGCTCAAAACCGGTGACGAGATCAGCGTTTCCCGCACCGATGGCAGCACGGCTGTGTTCACCGTTGACCGCGGGGCCCTCTACAGCAAGAACAGCTTCCCCACCTTCGAGGTCTATGGCAACACACCAGGCCCCGAGCTCCGGCTCATCACCTGCGACGGGTACGACCCCGCCACCGGACTCTTCGATGACAACTACGTCATCTACGCCAAACTCAAAGCCTGA